The nucleotide sequence TGTAGGAAAGCATGAGGCAGGCAAGATGAGTGATGAAGAACTGAAGGATATTGAATGTAATGCTTGCCCAAGTGGGGGAAGTTGTTCGGGCATGTTTACAGCTAATTCCATGAATACTTTGATGGAGGCTATGGGAATAGCATTGCCTGGAAATGGAACCATTTTGGCATTGACTAAAGAGCGTGAAGAACTTTACAGAAAGGCGGCCAGAAGAATTTGTGAAATTGCAAAAGACGAAGCGGCAAGGGAGAAGTTCAAGCTGAAAAATATCTTGAATGAAAATGCCGTGAAGAATGCCTTTGCAGTGGATATGGCCATGGGTGGAAGTACCAATACCGTCTTGCACATGTTGGCGATTGCCCAAGAAGCCGGTGTGGATTTTCAGTTGAAAGATATCAATAAGATCTCCCAAAGGGTTTCCCATATCGCCAAAATATCTCCTAGCCTTGGTACAGTCCATATGGAGGACATCAACAGGGCAGGTGGTGTAAATGCTGTGATGAAGGAGATGACCAAGCGAGGCGACGATGTACTTATTGATAATTTGACCATCGGTGGTGAAATGCTCTTGGAAAAAATAGCAGATGCCTATATCAAGGATACCAAAATTATCCATACCATCGACAATCCTTACAGTAAAGTAGGTGGCTTGGCCATTCTTTACGGTAACTTAGCTGAAGAAGGTGCTGTAATCAAAACGGCTGGAATTACAGGAGAAAGGGTCTTTACAGGAAAAGCAGTTTGCTTTAATGGACAGCCAGAAGCCATCGAAGGTATCAGAGGAGGAAAAGTGAAGGCGGGCGATGTAGTGGTGATCCGTTATGAGGGGCCAAAAGGCGGTCCAGGTATGCAGGAAATGTTAAGTCCTACCAGTTTGATCATGGGGATGGGCCTTGGCAGTTCGGTAGCCTTGATCACTGATGGGAGATTCAGTGGGGCTACCAGGGGAGCTTCTATTGGACACGTTTCTCCAGAGGCTGCTGAAGGTGGGATGATTGGACTGCTCAAGGATGGAGACGAAATTCATATCGACGTGGATAATTATATCTTATCGGTGAATTTGAGCGATGAGGAAATTGCCAAAAGAAGAGCGGAATTTGTGCCAGTCAAAAAGCCTTTGACTTCAAGATGGTTGGGTCAGTACCGTGCTTTGGTAACTAATGCAAGCAATGGTGCCATCCTAAAAACTGACTTGTTTTAAGTTAAATAAGCTTTTGTATTAGCAATAGAAAGAGCCCATTCCTCATAAAAGGAATGGGCTCTTTTTTAGGTATTAGTTCGCCAAGACTTGTAGAGAACCTGATTATTTTTCGATTTTTTCATAGGAGGCCAAAACCCCTTTGACCATTGCAGCACTAAAACCATGGTGTTCCATTTCATTTAGTCCCACTATGGTGCAGCCTTTTGGAGTAGTAACCTTATCAATCGCAGCTTCAGGATGGATGCCTTTTTTGATGATCAACTCTGCAGCGCCTTTGACCGTTTGGTTCACGATGGCATTGGCCGTTTGAGCATCAAAACCAATCTGTATGCCTCCTTGGGTCATGGCCCGCATAAATCTGAGTACATAAGCTATACCACATGCGCCCAAAACGGTTGCTGCTTCCATCAAATGTTCTTCGATTACAATGGATATACCGATACTATTAAAGAGTGCTTTAATGTGGTTTTCTGTTTCAGTCGAGCCGTTTTTACCACAAATACAGGTAATGGACTCTTTGATATCGGCAGCAATGTTTGGCATGGCCCTAAAGACACCTATTTCATTAGGAAGATGTTGGTACATGTCTTCAAGGGTAACTCCGGTAGCCAAAGAAATGATGGTTTGTTTTTCAGGGCTTAATACAGGGGCGATCTCCTTGAGAATATGGGGGATATTATATGGTTTGACTCCTAATATCACCATGTCAGCCTCCTGTGCTGCATATTTGTTGTCTGAAGTAACTTCAATGCCTTGTGGTTTTAAATAAAAGAGACTTTCTGGATGCCGTTTGGTGACATACAGGTTGTTGGCATTGAAGCCTTCAGTTTCTAATAAACCATTCACAATGGAAAGGCCTAGGTTTCCACATCCAATAATGGCTATTTTTAAATTTTTCATCTGGCTAAAGCTGGAATAGTAAATGATGCTTTTGTGGCTGTAAAAATAATCCAATACTTTGAATGTTAATTAACCTGTTAGGAAAAAGAATTATCCATGATGTGTTTTTCCCAGTATTTATAGAATAAAGAAACCAATTGGAGAATGAAGATTTCAGGATTATGGAGGAAAACTTGAATGGCTGATTTTGGTTTTTTTTGGCGAATTTGTTTTAGCTTTGGCCTTTCTAGGAAAACAGACCTGCTTTACTCTTATGGTCTGATTGTTTGATATATTAAATGTTTATTATGGTTAATCCAATAAAGAATTCCTCATTTTATTTATTCGTCTTATTGGCTGTGGGCACTTTGATATCCTATAACAATGCATATGCCCAAGCATCCAAGGATGGAATAGAAGTTTCATTTGGCCCCTTTCTGCATTCCAACAGTATGAATGAGGATAACTATTATAATTTCAAAAGAAGCTCAACAGGTCCAGATAATGAAATTCTCCAAGGGGTGAATTTAAAATTTACACTTCCAACTAGGTTGCCGTATTTGGATATTATTTTTGGCTCATTAATAGAGGGAGCTTCATCAAGTTACGGAAGTACAAATTGGAGTCCTCAGAGGACTAATTCTTACGATTATAAGCTAAATGGTGGAGGCGTGTATGCAGGTGTTAGTCCAAAGTTAAAAGGGAAGCATTTTGGTCTAACATCTGAGTTTGCGATAGGGGTGTTCAGTTATAAAGAGGTTTTTGCGATTTTTAATAGTATAGAAGAACCCTATATGGATGTTAATGATAGGAGGACTTCTTTTGGATTGGGGGGATTGAGCTCCATTGGGTTTTATGTCAAATTCGGGAGATTGGGGATTAACCCGAATTTAAATGCTGTTTTTTCGGGTGGGGATAATGCGAGTTTTACCTTTTATGGTTTAGCAGTTCCACTTACCTATAGCTTTTGAAAATCACAAAAAAGCCAGTCTATTTTAAAGAGACTGGCTTTTATATAGCTTTGAAGTGAATGGGAGTTTAAGTCAATTTGGCTAAGCTTTCCTCCAAGGCTTTGATTTTTGCTTCTGCATCTGCCTGCTTTTTCTTTTCATTTTCCACGACCTGAGCAGGGGCACCGCTGACAAATCGTTCATTGCTAAGCTTTTTCATTACCGAATTCAAGAAGCCTTTGGTGTATTCCAATTCTTTGGTCAGGTTTTCTTTTTCTGCTTCCACATCGATTTGCTCGTTGAGTGGAATAAACAGTTCATCAGACTTCACCACAAAGCTCAAGGCTCCATCCACTTTTTCAGCAAATCCAAGTTGGCTTAGGTTAGCCAATTTTTTCAAGATAGCCTCAAAAGACAGGTAAAGTTCTTGGTTTTGTGTATTGATACTAAGCTCAAAAGCTTCTTTTGGTGAGATCCCTTTGGAAGCCCTGATATTTCTGATTTGTGAAACCACCTCGAATACTTGGGCAGCGTCATTGATCAGTTTTTCATCGTACTCACCCAGCTTTGGCCAAGAGGAAACAATCAAGGCTTCTTTTACCTCTCTGGTTTTTACCTGATGCCAAAGCTCTTCAGTGATAAAAGGCATAAAAGGATGTAATACCTTCAAGATAGACTCAAAGAAACCAATGGTCTTTTCATAGGTTTCTAGGTCAATTGGCTTTTGGTATTCTGGCTTGATCATTTCAAGGTACCAAGAGCAGAAATCATCCCAAACCAATTTATAAGTACTCATCAAAGCATCAGAAATCCTGAACTTACTGAAGTGGTCTTCGATTTCAGCCAAGGCCTGGTTGAAACGGTTTTCAAACCAGTTGATAGCTGTGTGGTTTTGGTGCTCCAAAATATTGGAATCCACTTCCCATCCTTGGATCAATCGGAAGGCATTCCAGAT is from Echinicola marina and encodes:
- the proC gene encoding pyrroline-5-carboxylate reductase codes for the protein MKNLKIAIIGCGNLGLSIVNGLLETEGFNANNLYVTKRHPESLFYLKPQGIEVTSDNKYAAQEADMVILGVKPYNIPHILKEIAPVLSPEKQTIISLATGVTLEDMYQHLPNEIGVFRAMPNIAADIKESITCICGKNGSTETENHIKALFNSIGISIVIEEHLMEAATVLGACGIAYVLRFMRAMTQGGIQIGFDAQTANAIVNQTVKGAAELIIKKGIHPEAAIDKVTTPKGCTIVGLNEMEHHGFSAAMVKGVLASYEKIEK
- the ilvD gene encoding dihydroxy-acid dehydratase; this encodes MRSDEVKKGHSRTPHRSLFRATGLKDDDFDKPFIGVANSFVEIIPGHFFLNKVGQIIKEEIKANGCVPFEFNTIGVDDGIAMGHDGMLFSLPSRELIASSVETVMNAHKLDAMIAIPNCDKIVPGMIMGALRVDVPTIFVSGGPMTKGHTKDGTPIDLATAFEAVGKHEAGKMSDEELKDIECNACPSGGSCSGMFTANSMNTLMEAMGIALPGNGTILALTKEREELYRKAARRICEIAKDEAAREKFKLKNILNENAVKNAFAVDMAMGGSTNTVLHMLAIAQEAGVDFQLKDINKISQRVSHIAKISPSLGTVHMEDINRAGGVNAVMKEMTKRGDDVLIDNLTIGGEMLLEKIADAYIKDTKIIHTIDNPYSKVGGLAILYGNLAEEGAVIKTAGITGERVFTGKAVCFNGQPEAIEGIRGGKVKAGDVVVIRYEGPKGGPGMQEMLSPTSLIMGMGLGSSVALITDGRFSGATRGASIGHVSPEAAEGGMIGLLKDGDEIHIDVDNYILSVNLSDEEIAKRRAEFVPVKKPLTSRWLGQYRALVTNASNGAILKTDLF